Genomic window (Marmota flaviventris isolate mMarFla1 chromosome X, mMarFla1.hap1, whole genome shotgun sequence):
TGGCTCAGGATAAAATCAGAGGTGAACTGAGGGGTCACGATGGAGGGCACCAGGGCATTTGCTATTCTACCAAATCTGGGTAGTAGATTCATGGAGGTTCATTATCGTAGCCACTCTACTTTtgtatgtgtttgaaattttttcatagTAAATAGTTAAAAAtcccccagcactgaaaaaaaaaattaaaactgctaaCTCTGAATGCTAGGTCACTAGGAAATATATCAAGTAGCTAGTGGTGTTATTATATAACTGttttgtactaaggattaaacccaggggtgcttaaccactgaaccacatccccagtcctttttattttattttattttggtatcagggattgaactcaggggcactcaaccattgagccacatttctagccctgctttgtactttatttagagacagaatctcactgagttgcttagcacatcactgttgctgacgctggctttgaactcgagatcctcctgcctcaccctcctgagctgctgggattacaggtgtgtgccactgtgcctggccctttttattttttattttgagacagggtcttgctaagttgcttaggagcTCATTAAgctgctgatgctggctttgaacttgcgattctcctgcctcaacctcctgagccactgggattaaaggtgttcACTGGGGGCGCCTGCGCGGCCCGCCCACGCCCAGCGCAGGTCTCTACCGAGATCGCTGATGGTGGCGTCAGCCGCGCGCCGGCCGCGAGGCAAAGAACCGGCTGCTGGGGCAGTGAGCGTGGAAAAGAGGGAGCTGAACGCGGAAGTGGTGGCAGCGCCCGGGTAGCCGGCGGAGGCGGTGACCGCTAAGTCTGAGACGGGAACCGGTCGTCGAGGGGAGGGGCACGGGATTGGCAGGAAGGCAACCGCCTGGTAGGATCTACAGGAGGTGCGAGGAGTGGCTGGGCCTTCTTTTTCCACTTGAACGCgcgctgagagccacggctgtgGTGATGGCGGCAATTACTCGGTCAGCCCCAGTTAAGCTGCCCTTTGGGAGATACATCTGGAAAGTGCTCAGAAGAAACATCCTgtcagaaaaactgaaaaagcaGTATTTATAACACTGGAATCTGTggataaatttgttaaaatggcaGAAAGTAgtgaaaataatagtaaaaatatagaTGTAAGACCCAAAACTAGTCGAAGTAGAAGTGCTGACAGAAAGGATGGTTATGTGTGGAGTGGAAAGAAGTTGTCTTGGTCGAAAAAGAGTGAGAGTTGTTCAGATGCTGAAACAGTGGATACTatagagaaaactgaagttcCTTTAAGGAGCCAAGAAAGAAATCACAGCTGTTCATCTATTGAGTTGGACTTAGATCATTCCTGTGGTCATAGATTTTTAGGCCGATCTCTGAAACAAAAATTGCAAGATGCTGTGGGGCAGTGTTTTCCAATAAAGAATTGTAGTAGTCGGCACTCTTCCGGGCTTCCATCTAGAAGAAAAATTCATATCAGTGAACTAATGTTAGATAAGTGTCCTTTCCCACCTCGATCAGATTTAGCCTTCAGATGGCATTTTATTAAACGACACACTGCTCCTATAAGTCCCAAATCAGATGAATGGGTAAGCACAGACTTGTCTCAGAGTGAATTGAGGGATGGTCAGCTAAAACGAAGAAACATGGAAGATGTAAACTGTTTCTCTCATACCAATGTTCAACCTTGTGTCATAACTACCAACAATGCTTCATGTAGAGGTGGTCCCATGACTGACTCTATGATGAACCTAGGTCCAAATAACAGTATAGAAGATAGTGATATGGATTCAGATGATGAAATTATAACACTTTGCACAAgttccagaaaaagaaacaaacccaaATGGGAAATGGATGATGATATCCTACAGTTGGAAACACCTCCTAAGTACCACACCCAGATTGATTATGTTCACTGTCTTGTACCAGACCTCCTTCAGATCAATAACAATCCATGTTACTGGGGAGTTATGGATAAATATGCAGCTGAAGCTCTACTAGAAGGAAAACCAGAAGGTACCTTTTTACTTCGAGACTCAGCACAGGAAGACTATTTATTCTCTGTTAGTTTTAGACGCTATAGTCGTTCTCTCCATGCTAGAATTGAACAATGGAATCACAACTTTAGCTTTGATGCACATGATCCTTGTGTCTTCCATTCTCCTGACATTACTGGGCTCCTGGAACATTATAAGGACCCAAGTGCCTGTATGTTCTTTGAACCACTTTTATCCACTCCTTTAATTCGGACTTTCCCCTTTTCCCTGCAGCATATTTGCAGAACAGTTATTTGTAATTGTACAACTTACGATGGTATTGATGCCCttctgtggtgagccgcttctgccgtttctgcagactatggtcgccattacgagatggcgctggctccgctgtggtatgtgacaaacaactccttatctgagagagttggcacatgattttcaccaccctgtgagaaagttccacgcggcagctttgcattggggcttgggatgctttattaaggctgggagggcatccgggaaagagagaagaagaaagaataataaatatcaagggacctgaataaactactgagagaagatttcggagttgcgtcttccttgcgggcaaggggtcgcgacaagtggtgccgaaacccgggaaatcagaactctcagtagtcaggggtggtgcaccggttagtcccaggtaagtgggatccgcgatcaaagcggggtcagtccccaggtaagggggatccgcgttcaaagcggggtcagtccccaggtaagggggatccgcgattaaagcggggttagtcccaggtaagtgggatccgcgactaaagcggggcagctcctctgtctgtaatgaaagaggaagccttgcattttattgcagccgcgccgtgtacttttgcttctactttcgcttttgctttctgtgttttttccgctgcgtcagtgtgtttctgttgtctgtatttttttttgtcgttgtgtcatgggtgccacatcttcaagtccgcttcttctggccctagatggcctgttacgttccaagggactggaagtgaagcatagtacattacagagatttttacaaaaggtagatatcgctgcaccgtggtttgcattttcgggcagccttactgtgcctagttgggataaattaggcaaagatcttgattttgcatctgagcacggcatgttagagggtggggtgatacccctttggaaaatggtccgtggttgccttacggatggcagatgccaggaagcacttgctaaaggacaggaggttttagagcgattacatgaggaaaagtcggagacggcagaaagcgaagtgactcgagaagaggggagtgtgcggagcatgacacgggggaggagacagttgtatccagatctcagtacgctgcgtacacccccatgcgaaagtgggtcagaggaggaggaggatgaggaggaagagctcgggaggctgtcttgtcagctagggagtttagctataggagaagggaataaaaagaaacaagggctcaggaagaacgatcccccggatccaccgccgtatggtgggggcactacggggagagctttccatgcccaaacatggagggctgttcacgctgagatgggtcttgcttatccagtttttcaggatgacaacaggggaagagtccatgaacccttagattttaaaattgtaaagaccctggcggagtctgtgcgcacttatggggtggatgccgccttcacactgactcaggtggagaatctatctagatactgtatgactccctctgattgggctagccttgttcgggcttgcgtttccccgggtaaatatctggactggagagcattcgtgctagagggcgcaatagagcaggccgcccaaaaccatgcggcaggacatccccattgggacaaggatatgctcttagggcagggtagatttgcaaatcaacagacaggatttcctcttgaggcatatgatcaaattaacaacatttgcattcgggcatggaagtcgcttccaaatagaggagaggtgtctggtaatttgaccaagattttacaaggccctacagaacccttttcagattttgtagcaaggatggtggatgccgctggaaagatttttggggatcctgatagagccatgccccttatcaagcaattggtctttgagcagtgcaccaaggaatgtaaagcagcaatcactccttataaaaataagggcatagaagcatggatgaaagtgtgtagagagattggaggacctttaactaatgcaggtcttgcagctgctgtccttcggatggcaaaagggggcagtcctggtgccggaacatgcttccattgtggtcaacctggtcatttcagacgtgaatgtcctaaaaaagataattttactggaccccctcgcggtggccctttcaatggccttcgtcaaccggggctgtgtccaaaatgtaaaaagggaaagcattgggcaaaagagtgtagatcagtgagggacatctatggacagcctgtttcagctgggccaaaaaacggccgaaggggcccccgacctcagggcccacaaatatatggggcaatggagaatgtcacacccaaacccgagacatggccatctctacgccatcccatgagacgcggagagccactacaggtgccgcgggattggacctctgttccacatccagactcgtactaacacctaagatgggagtccaattggtggaaactaaattcaaaggacctttaccacctggcactgtaggcttgctaattggacgtgcatcctctatattgcaaggtcttcatgtctttcctggagtcattagtcctgatactgtaggatcagtaaaggttatggtggaagctccaaggggtattgtgtccatttccccaggagaccggattgctcaattgctaattctacccagtctgcatacccgctttcctgctgattccttttcaaggacaagtgatgagattggagtcactggagggaattctgtttatttgtccttagatatgaatgaccgtcctactttaaccttaaccatagaaggcaaatcaattttgggattgctagatactggagcagatcgtagtataatagcacaaaaggactggtcaaaggggtggccggtgcagctctcagatcaatcactaagaggtttgggatatgcccaagcccctcaaatcagctgtagacatctatcttggaaggacccagaaggacacaatggcatctttcagccttatgtacttgatttacctatctctttatggggtcgtgatctgatgaaagacatggggtttactcttagtaatgactattctccggtgtctcaacagattatgcaaaatatggtgtataggccaggtctaggactaggaaaacacctacaggggtgtaggcatcctgtgcaaggtcatcaaaagcttaacagatttggtctgggtttttcctaggggccactggggctcaaatacccataacatggctcaccgaggagcctgtttgggtgcctcagtggcctcttccctcggttaaattggcagcggcccataatttaattaaagaacaactaaacttgggtcacatccaaccttctacttctccatggaatactcccatatttgttattaggaaaaaatcaggaaagtggcgcctactacatgatttacgagcagttaatgctcaaatgcaacttatggggcccattcaaagagggctacctctgctctcctctattcctcagggctggcatattattgctattgacattaaagactgtttcttttctattcctttgcatcctaaagactcacaacgttttgctttcacccttccctcgtgtaaccacgaggagccagatcttaggtttgagtgggtagtgttgccacagggaatggctaatagtcccacgatgtgccagatgtatgtggggaaggcactcgcacctcttaGACATAAGTAtccctccatcaagattattcattatatggatgatgtgttattggccgctaaattagagcagatagttaatgaggcctataaagacttagtaaagctgttagctcaatatgggctacatattgcacctgaaaaggttcaaacggggaattctattgagtatttgggagcaataattgggtatgataaactaaaaccacaaaaaatcaccataagaactcaagatctccaaactctaaatgattttcaaaaactgttgggagatattaattggataaggggatatttacatattcctaatggtgtgctccagcctttgtatgctacccttaagggtgatccagatcttgcttctcctcgtagcctcaccaaagaggctagggcggcccttataacagtagaagaagctatacaacatgctactctatacaggctccaaagtgataaatctttccagttatgtgtgcttgccactatgcggcagcctactggagtactgtggcaagatgggcctttactatggatccatccacatatatccccaggaaaatctttagaatactatcctgatgctgttgcagcgttagcacttaaagggattcaccaaagcattcaatttttcggacaatcaccctcttctcttattataccctatactaaggctcaacttaatgttttgtgtgctactctagacaactgggctattctatgttgctcgtttcaaggggatattgataattattacccttcccatccattactccattttgttaaagaacatcccatcattttccctaaggtaacttcacccaatccaattccgggggctgttaatattttcactgatggttccaagtctggaatgggagcttatgtaattaatgattctccccctgttcagcatcaatttgctcctggtaatccacaatgggttgaactacaaattgttattgaggtttttaaacagtgttcttttccttttactcttatctcggactccatttatgtggtacaagcactcaaagtcctggaggccgtgggagctattagtaatgcccataatgtatctgcttactttaatcagcttcaacaacttatctgtagccgcactgctcccttttatccaatgcacatacgggctcatacttctcttcctggtccgttatcacagggtaatgcctgtggggactcagccactagaggccagttgatatgcttggcttcctccttagagggggctaaattatttcaccaaaatttccatgttaatgctttaacgctgcgcaggcgtttttccatttcaagagcggatgctcgtcagatagtattacaatgtcctcattgtgtcacatttcttcatccccctacttatggagtgaacccacggggattaaaaccattggttgtctggcaaatggatgtgacgcacatacctgactttggtaacctcaagtatgtacatgtttctgttgatacgtgctctggagttattcatgcctctgctttgtcgggagagaaggcacgtaatgttatcactcattgcctagaagcatgggcagcatggggtgctcctgcatcccttaagactgataatggacctgcttatactggcagacaatttacatccttttgttctaccatgggagtgcaacttactcatggtctgccttacaatcctcaaggacaaggcattgttgagcgtgctcatcgcaccttaaaggaaactttacaaaaacaaaaagggggaataggagctgaacacactcctaaagaacgcctgtccttagctctctttaccattaattttttaaatttggatattcatggtcgctctgtggctgatagacatgtgtcccctcagccctctgtgattggttatgttaagtggaaggatgttcttacaggccaatggaacggccccgaccccgtgctgacataggcacgaggatctgtatgtgtttttccccaggatcgcatggagccgttgtgggtccctgaacgcctgacaagaagagtcttgacatcaaccgaccagcaacaagagataccacagcaaccctgtgatgaggatcttcactctgctacgtgctctggttctggtgctggtgccgatggcacagacgacaccaatgcagtggtgggcagtggcacgggcttggccaatgccgatgccggttcatggtagttctagtgtcctccccactcttttctctacctcatgtgagatgtctgctccctgtgcctctcctagaggggacgtggaaagcatttttaatcgatctcaggttaatctcacaggagttttttgtttcagccttggaaacgctaattgcattagccttaagaccaaaaatctgactaactgggaggacccattgcggtccaatcaggtctcagggagtattattaatgctgtactgagccaagtagtttcggggaagcaatcaggttcagggacccctgtaaatagctctgctttaaacataactaccttggctatgatctccaaggtactaatcccagtacctccttcttctaatagtacttacaatgccactcatttcaaggcctctccttactgtacccctaatcttggtttccccccaacatttacgccttgtcaggatcattcttgggagaaacttcaagttactaagggtttctccttttccccctctcttaagaggtatgtttataattttaaccatagtgccaactcctctacaggagtaggttggtcctggtttcaatggctgatttccaatgagaagggggcttcagctgatatttctgcattggctcaattgctaggagccaaaacctggctggctaatgtttctggcactgttaggaaaagtgaacgaggtaataggctcacatctgtttcgctcaactctttgctatataatgccacattgcctcctgcaatggtctgcgtccaatccccgttcttgctccttttggctaataatacctcatcggggatgctggattgttctagtgttacctgtctcttatctgagtgttggaatggttcttggactgtagcagtggttatgaaaattccaacctttgtcccaatcccagtcactgcggacccagataaattccccattgttgaactacttagagtccgtagagattttggaattacggcagctatagtgacagctgtggcagtgtctgctgctgcagcagttacagctggagtagccatggccagtcaagtacaaactgctgccactattaatcaagttgttcaacaaacttccaccatacttgaatcccaaaattcaattaatcaacatattttgtcagggattttagctgccaaccaaaggatagatttacttcaagctcaggtagaagaattggctgacttagtgcttttgggttgtgttgatcaacgtgcacatttatgcataacctctgtcagatttaatgattccagaaatgcctcccgcatcattggcgaatatttggccggaaattggtccatggcagcggaagacatgatccagtctcaactaactcagattgctgttttgaatagtacccgtgttgaaccagtgactttgggtcaattcaccgattggatatcttctgctttttccttcttcaaagagtgggtgggggtaggcatttttggtgcaatgtgttgcttcagtgttatactttgtttgtggtttctctgtcgccttaaaactcgccatgcacaagaaaaggctatgatcatacaagctcttgcagctttagaaaatggcaactcacctcaagtctggcttgcgcatcttaaacagtaaacctttgtcatggtcgttgcaccccaagttattataacattgcactgggatcgacatgactttccttgttattctcttagtgttggaaagcccttgcactctgccggtcttgctgccattgcacgcagatgggtttccacactagtgctttactatcgctttaaagtccgtgcctttctttcagggtgctgtcaacttgtttgtcattaatacagccacagttcagcctcagctatcccccttcgtccaccatcgtcacgatacaggatgagaggcaaggcactgcacttgagtgatccttgacgtggacctcaaggagagcatgtcctattgcatgcgggttagacgcgtccacgccccgccccacgaaaaaaggcgtcggctgatatggcctcggatctggggaagggccctccttaggactgagccatactatgcagccacttctgcacagtgggataggacctctactctcgcctgtattgttttaataaaacagaaagggggaactgtggtgagccgcttctgccgtttctgcagactatggtcgccattacgagatggcgctggctccgctgtggtatgtgacaaacaactccttatctgagagagttggcacatgattttcaccaccctgtgagaaagttccaagcggcagctttgcattggggcttgggatgctttattaaggctgggagggcatccgggaaagagagaagaagaaagaataataaatatcaagggacctgaataaactactgagagaagatttcggagttgcgtcttccttgcgggcaaggggtcgcgacaccctTCCAATTCCTCCTTCTATGAAATTATATTTGAAGGAGTATCATTATAAATCAAAAGTTAGAGTACTCAGGATTGATGCGCCAGAACAACAATGCTAGGAAAAGGGAAGTAACATGGGAATAATTGcatatgtattttcatttaacattttatttttcttgttactcCTCTTTGAATTTTTCTACAAAGGCAGTTGGAATCGAAAATAAGCCTCTGCTggatctgtttatttttcttatgctaCACTAATTGTTGGatgttaacatatatttttaaccaTGTATGTTCACTTTGGGTTTTTATTGTGtaaattgtatacttaaaattttctttccttaacttATAGATGGTCCAGGCATATTTGAAATTGGGTAGGCATTACAAATACATTTggatattctgtatttttctttaataataaactTATGTTCTTttctacatgtaa
Coding sequences:
- the LOC114088192 gene encoding suppressor of cytokine signaling 4 produces the protein MAESSENNSKNIDVRPKTSRSRSADRKDGYVWSGKKLSWSKKSESCSDAETVDTIEKTEVPLRSQERNHSCSSIELDLDHSCGHRFLGRSLKQKLQDAVGQCFPIKNCSSRHSSGLPSRRKIHISELMLDKCPFPPRSDLAFRWHFIKRHTAPISPKSDEWVSTDLSQSELRDGQLKRRNMEDVNCFSHTNVQPCVITTNNASCRGGPMTDSMMNLGPNNSIEDSDMDSDDEIITLCTSSRKRNKPKWEMDDDILQLETPPKYHTQIDYVHCLVPDLLQINNNPCYWGVMDKYAAEALLEGKPEGTFLLRDSAQEDYLFSVSFRRYSRSLHARIEQWNHNFSFDAHDPCVFHSPDITGLLEHYKDPSACMFFEPLLSTPLIRTFPFSLQHICRTVICNCTTYDGIDALLGRDTLPIPPSMKLYLKEYHYKSKVRVLRIDAPEQQC